The Verrucomicrobiia bacterium sequence AAAAATGTTCCCAAAGGAATTTTACGTTCGGTTTATCTTTCCGGCATTTTTGGTTTTGTAATGGTCGCGTCTTTTGTGTTGGCCATTCCTAATATGGATGAAGCGGCAAAACAAGGGGGGAACGTTTTTTATTGGTTGATGAACACTTTAGTTCCTGAACCACTTAAAATGATTCTTTGGGCTGGCATTGCTTTGGCTAATTATCTTTGTGGCTTGGCTTGTTTAACTTCGAGTTCGCGCATGACTTTTGCCTTTGCGCGCGATGGAGGATTGCCTTGGTCGAAAGGGTTGCGCCATATTTCGCCTGTTCATCGCACGCCGACTTATGCGATTTGGATCACTGGAACATTGGCAGTTTTGTCGACGGCTTATGCTGAGGCTTATGCCACGTTGACTGCGGCGTGTGTTATCTTTCTTTATTTTTCTTATGTGATGCCCGCCGCGGCGGGCATTTTTGCTTATGGTCGCACGTGGACGCGTATGGGTCCGTTTGATATTGGCAAAACGGCTTATCGCATTATTGGCGTCATTTGTGTGTTGGGTGTGTTGCTTATGTTTTATCTGGGAATTCAACCGCCGAATGAAAAAGCGCTCAATATTACTGGCATTGTTATTGTTTTATTGATCGTCACCTGGTTTACCGTGGTGAAAAAACGTTTCAAAGGGCCGCCTTCTGAAGAAGAGGCTCAAGCACGTTTGGAAAAGCTTCAAGAATTGGAGCAACGAGTTGGCGAAGCGGGAATGAAACTTTAAATTCTTTCGAAGTAACGTTTTAATTCCCAATCCGTGACAGCTTCATTGTAAGTTTGCACTTCAAGGCGCGCGGTGTGGACGTAGAAATCCACCACACTGTCACCAAGAGCGAGGCGGGCGAGTTTGCTGCGATTCAATTTTTCTGCGGCTTCAGCTAGAGATTTGGGCAGGCTGGCTAATTTTTTGTCGAGGTAAGCGTTGCCTTGATATGCGTTGCCGCAATCGAGTTTTTCGTCTATGCCAGCCATGCCGGCAACCATCATGGCAGCGAAGGCTAGGTAAGGATTGGCATCGGCTCCGGGCATACGGTTTTCAATGCGAAATCCTTCACTATGACCAACTACGCGAAAACCGACCGTGCGATTGTCCATGGCCCATGCCATTTTAGTGGGAGCCCAACTTGCGGTTTGATAACGTTTGTAAGCGTTGATGGTCGGCGCGTAGAAATAGCAGAGTTCTGGAGAATATTTCATTAAACCGCCAAGAAAATGTTTGAATAGCTGTGAACCTCCATGTTTTTTATTATCCCAAAAAAGGTTTTTATTTTTTTGCCATAAACTGATGTGGATATGACAACTACTGCCGGCTTCTTGCGTGGCGATTTTTGCCATGAAAGTGAGACATTTTCCGTTTTGTTCTGCGATTTCTTTAGCGCCTTGTTTGAACAAAGCATGACGATCAGCAATTTCCAAAGGTTCGTTATAAACAAAGTTTAGTTCATGTTGACCACAACCCCATTCGCCTTTGGAAGATTCGACTGGAATTCCCGCTTCTTCCATTTGATTGCGAAGTGTACGCAAAATCGGTTCATCCCGTAAGGGTTGCATGGTATGATAATCGATGCGATAATCGCTGGAGGGGATGAGATTGAAATATTTTTTTTCTAACGCCTCGTGATAGGTGTGATTGAAAAGAAAAAATTCTAGTTCGCTTGCAATTTTGCTGGTGAATCCGCGTTTTCCCAATGCTTCGATTTGGCGACGTAAGACAGTTCGAGGCGCTTCTTCGACTAAACCATTTTCATGGTGGTGCAGATCGCATAAGACAAAGGCGGCGCCGGGTTGCCAGGGTAACATGCGCAAAGTGGAAAGATCCGGGCGCATTTCAAAGTCGCCAAACCCTTTTTCCCAACTGGCTAGATCAAAACCGTCTTGTGGATCCATTTCCATATTGAGTGTCAGAAGATAGTTGCAACCATGTGTTCCACTTTGAGCCACATGATCTAAAAAATAATGAGCTGTCAAACGCTTGCCCATTAACCGCCCGAACACGTCTGGAAAAACGATTAAGATGGTGTCGATTTCTTTTTTAGCGATTTTATTTTTTAGTTCAGTTAGATTCATAAGTAAGCCTATGGATCGAGGGTTTTAATCTTCTGTGATATAAATATTTTTTAGTTCGGTATAACCTTCCATTGCAGTCATGCCCAGATCACGTCCGATTCCGCTGCGTTTGAAGCCGCCAAAGGGTGCAGCAACATGCACGCTATTAATGGAGTTGATGCTCAGAACTCCGCTTTCAACACGTTTTGCAACGCGCAAGGCACGTTTTAAATCGTTTGTCCAAATTGAACCACTTAACCCGTAGTGCGATTCATTGACTTCGCGCAACATGCTATTTTCATCACGAAAAGGTCGAATGCAAACAACCGGTCCAAAAATTTCTTCTCGCCATACTTTTTCACGTGTGTTGCAACCCAATATGACGACGGGTCGCATATAGAAACCTTTTTTAGGAAGAGGCGTTTTGCCGCAAACAATTTTTTGGCAGTGATCTGGAACAGAATCCAAGTAAGTTTGAACATGATCGCGATGTTGTTTGGAAATGAGAGGGCCGATTTGAGTTTTAGGGTGGCTAGGGTCGCCGATTATTAAGCGATTGCTAGCTTGGATAAATTTTTTAACAAATTCGTCAAAGATATTTTGTTCAACAAAAACTCGACTTCGCGCACAACAATCCTGGCCAGTGTTGTCAAAGACGCTAATAGAACAAAGGGCTGCTACTTTTTCTAAGTCGGCATCATTAAAAACGATGTTAGGAGATTTGCCGCCGAGCTCTAAAGAAACGCGTTTCATATCATCAGCTGCCATTTTCATAATATGAGTGCCAATTTCTGTAGAACCAGTAAAAGAAATTTTGCGAATGAGAGGATGTTGAACTAAAGCATCGCCTAGTCGCTGACCGCTCCCTGGCAAAACTTGTAAAACCCCATCTGGCAAGCCGGCTTCCAATGCTAAAATTCCGAGTTTGATAGCGGTGAGTGGAGAGAGGCTAGCAGGTTTGAGCACAACACAGTTGCCTGCAGCAAGTGCGGGAAAAATTTTCCAGGCAGCAATTGATAAGGGAAAATTCCACGGCACAATGGCAGCGACAACACCTAGAGGGGAACGAAGCGTGTAATCGAATCCGCCACGAGCTACGGGGATGGTTTGACCGCAAAATTTTGAAATGGCATCGGTGTAATAGGCAGCGATACGAAAGGTTAATTGAAGCTCGCCTCTGGCATTGGAAATAGGCATTCCGATGTTAAGCATTTCTAATTGAGCTAACTCCTCTTGATGTTGAACAATGAGCTGAGTAAATCGAAAAAGAATTTCAGTTCTTTTACCGGGTGTCATGTCGCGCCAGCTTTTTTCAAAGGCTTTTTGAGCGCCTGTAACGCTCGTTTCCAAATCTTTAAGAGAGGCAGAGGCTACTTCACAAAGTTTTTTTTCGGTTGCGGGATTAATCAGGGTAAGTGTGTTCCGATCTGACGCATGGCATAGTTTTCCATTGATGACAAGTTGGGTGGTAAACTTTTTCATTTTTTATCAAAATGCTTGGAGATAAAGTTCTTTAAGATCGGTTTGGGTGACAGGGACGGGATTAGTTTGGTGACAACTGTCATCATAAGCATGTTGAGCGAGCGTGTCGATATCAGATTTTTTGACTTGGTAATCGCGAAGTTTTCCTGAAAGGTTGAGTTGTTCGAGCAATAGGCGAATGGCGATAATGGTTTCAGCATCGTTGGGTTCAATAAGGCCCATAGCGATGCCCACGCGATGGTAGAGATTAGGTTTACGTTGAGCATTCCATTCCATGACCCAGGGTAAGCAAAGAGCGTTAGCAGTTCCGTGATGTAAACCGCAGAGCGAGGAAAGAGGATGAGCAAGTGAGTGCGTTGCGCCGAGATCCTTTTGAAAAGCGATAGCACCCATCGTGGCAGCGAGTTGCATGAGACCGCGCGCTTCCAAATCGTTTCCATTTTGGTAGGCTCGTAAAAGTGCTTTTTGAGCACAGATGAGATGGATGCCTTCCAAAGCAAGGGCGTCGCAGAGAGGATGAAAAACAGGTGAGGTGAAAGATTCGATACAATGGGTGAGCGCATCGGCGCCCGTGGCAGCTGTAAGTTGCGGAGGAAGTTCCAAAGTGAATTCAGGGTCGAGAATGACAAGGCTGGCTAGAAGTGAGGGATGAAAAAAGACACGTTTATGTTGATCGAGAATAATGACGGAGCTGCGCCCCACTTCGCTTCCTGTGCCGGCTGTTGTAGGAATTGCGATGAAGGGTGCGAGTGAGGAGTAGTCGGTTTCGTAGGAAAATTGTGATAGTTTTTGTTGAGGTTGTTTAATACGAAGTCGAATGACTTTTCCAACATCGAGTGCGCTGCCTCCACCAAAAGCGATGACTGAATCGCATTGATTATTTTGATAAGCTTGAAAGGCTTGTTCCACGTCATTTTCCATGGGATTAGGATGCACTTCGGAAAAGATGGGAAAATTAGCGGATAGTGCATCGCGTAAACGTTGAAATGCGGGCGTTTTTAAGAGGCCAGGATCGGTTACAATGAGAGGGCGTTTTAATTGAAGAGCTTGCAATTTTTTCGATAATTCATGGCGAGCCCCGGGTCCGTAAAGAATGGAAGTGGGAAAGGAAAAAGTAGAGATCATAAAGAATTAATTGTTTTAAGTGAAATAATGGATGAAATTAGAAATCATTTCAGGATGAGGTAAAGTTTTTGGTGTTTTTTGGATGCGATCGCGAATGTTGAATGGAATTTTGGCTTGCCAGTGGTCGAAGCGTGCTTTCCAAATAAAATTGAGAATCGTGCGATTCATTTCAGGATGAAATTGAACGCCAAAAGCGGCTTTGCCAATTTGAAAAGCTTGGTGCCGCGTTTGTTCACTTTTTGCTAGCCAGATAGCTTCAGGAGGAAGATCGGCAACAATGTCGTGATGACTTTCTATTGCCAGAAAAGTTTCGGGCATAGATTGAAATAAGGGAGAGGCTTTGCCCTGTGGAGTCAGAGTAACGGGAAGAAATCCGATTTCCCAACCTTGTGGATTGTAGTGAACGAGACCACCACAAGCGCGGGCTAGGAGTTGGTGCCCGTAGCAAATTCCGAGGATGGCTTTTTCTTTTTGGGTATAGCGTTCGAGTAATTGCAAGAGGCGAAGCGTGGGATAATCATTATTCCAAGCGTTGCGCGGTGATCCGGTAAGAATAATGGCATCAGCGCATTCGAAATGACGTGCAATTTCTTGATCTTCTGGTGAAAGGGTCTGAAGATGAAATTTTTTTAAGGGGCTTAACATTTTTTTATACCAAGCTGTTACATTTTTGAGTGGGTGTTGAGCAGGATAAGTCTCATTCCATATCACGTTGTTAACGAGAAGAATTTTTTTGAGGCGACTCATGTCTTATTTTTACTATACGGCTTAAAATTAAAATAGCCATACCGCTTGCTAAATAGGTGTAAGCAAATTCGGGCGCTGCGCCGAGGGTGAGCGAGTTTTGAATGCCGTTGGCAGTGAGTTGGTAAGCGTGGATCAAGCCGAGCCAAGCAAGTAATGAAGCGATGAAAAGGGTGAACGCTGCTTTTTGCCATTGTTTTTCAATAATGAAAACGAGAAAAGCAGCTAACAAAGTGCTGGTGAGAAGGAAACCTTGATTGAGTGCGATTACGCCATGAATAGCTAGTGCCGAACCAAATTGAGCAATGGTTTCATAAAGTGTAGTTCCCGCTGCCTGCAAAGTTGTTTCAATGAGTTGTAGCGCCCAGGCGGCAAAGGTTGGAATGAGTCCTAATGCCACAGCTAAAGCGTGTGATTTGGGGACAGCTTGAAATGCTTGTGCGGTGATGATGATGCCAATCCAGAGTAAAATCCCCAATGTCGCTTCGAGAGGAATCCAGTTGAGTAAAAGCGTAATCATGCCAAGTGAGCAGAAAAGCGTAATGACAACGCCATTTAAAATCGAGTAAGAGCTGCGAGCCCCCATTGCTTTCCAACCGGGATGACCAATATAAATAGTGGTGGGGAAAGGGCTTCCTAAACAAGCTGCCACGCAGGAACCAAAGCCGTTTATAAACATTGAAGAGCGGGTGGGATAAGAGTCCCCAGCGGCTTCAGCACTTTCCAAATTTTGCAAAGAGCCAATGATATTAAAAAGTCCCATGGGTAAAATAATCGAGAAATATTGCCAAGCCATGGGACTTTTTATTAAAGAAAAAGTATCGTTAAGCGTAATGTGCGGAAAATAAAAATTGAACACATAACTTTGAGTAGTGGGAGTGAAATAAGGCAAATGAAAAGCTCGCAATAACCATGCGATAATCGTGCCAATGAGTACAGCGGTTAAACCTGCGGGAAGTGGTAGGTTCAATTTTGAAGTGTAACTGACTAAAATAAACAGCATCGGTAAAATGGCGAGAGCGGGTGAGGCAAAAATTTGAAAGATAAAGCCCATTGCGATGAAAGTGATAGCAACGCCTGCTAGCGCGGAGAGCAACGCAGCGCGTGGTGTGTGACGTCGCAACCAATCGGCACAAAACGCGCCAAGAATTTCCATGATGCCGCTCAGTAAGCAGGCAAAGAGACCCGCGCGCCAAGCTAAGTCGGCATTGTTGGTGGCTCGATAAATCGGCGCCATGATTAAAAAAATGTAAGCGAAAACAGTGGGAGTGTTAATACCATACGGAAGGGCGGTAATATCGTTACGATTAGTTTTCCTAGCTAAACGTCGTGCTTGCCAACCATAAAAAAGATTGCCCGCCAGAATTGAGAGAGCTGCTCCAGGTAAAATATGTGTGGTAACAAAGTCGATGGGTAATCCGCAGAGCACCGGACAAAGTGTTGCGATCACCATCAATTGAACCAGATTATCGATGAAGAGGCCAAAAAATCCGTCAATGTCGCCACGGACGAAGTTTTTCATGTTAGGCTGATGATTTTAGTCAATAGCTTTAGTTTAATTTTAAGGTTTAACGGCAGTTATTGGAGAAAATGTTTGAGGTGGAGGATTTTGAAGAATGGTAGATTGGCTCATGATTTCAAGTTGAGCTTCAGTATAGGCTGTTGCATAAATGTCGTCCGAGTTAGGATCATTTTTTGATGACAAAATGTTGTTTCTTAAGCGATTTTCGGTAATGAAGTTGTCGTTTCTTTCATTGGCACGACGCAAGTTTTGCTCTGGATTTCCTGGTGCAGAAGCGATAAGAATTTTTGTCACTTTTTGCGCATTGCTGTAGAGGATTGCCTGATCGGGTGCCGGATTTTTACTATCGATCAAAATTGATTTACCCATTTCTTTAAACCAGGGGGCGTCTTGAACGCCTTCCAAGGCTCCCGTAAAGGATTGTTTTTCAGGTGATGTCGCTACGAATCTAATGCCCTGATTGGAAGGGTAATCGCTTGCAGCTTGGAGCATAGCGGCGGGAAGATTTGCGGGTTCTTCCTCATGAAGAATAGGGGGATTTATTTTGATTTGGATGCCAGCGGGGGCTAAAACATCTTGTAAGGCCGCGATCTGTCGTTCGTAATTGTCGATGGCAGTTTGAAAATTTTCTTTTCCAAAAACGACAAGTTGGGTTTCCAACACTTGCTTTATAGGAACACTACCCAAGGAGACTTCAACTTTTTCGCCTCGAATATTATCATAAGAAACTGAGATTTCGCTGCCAAGTTTGGCATAAAAAGTTTGATCTTGCGCGCTGTTATTTTTCCAGGGCAATGGTTTTTTGTCTATGGTTTCTGAGGGAACCAGTATTAAAGCGGCTGAACGGAAGACACCGGGATTGCTAGGATTTTTTTCTTCTTTTAAAAGGATTTCCACTGATTTAATTGGGTGTTGAGGGTCATCGGGGTCGCTGATATTGAGAGTAACTCGGATTTCGTCCTGACCTTTTAAAGCAGGATCGGAAATTCGCACATAAAAAGCGCGATTGGATTTTTCAGGCTTAATAGAGGAATGGACTGTTACGTTATGGTTACTTTGATCGGGGGAGCGCCAATAATTCACAACTTCGACGGCATATTCATTGATCAAGGGAATAACAGGTTGCCCTGATTTTGTGTAGGCAATGTTCTTATCGTTGGCTGGATGGTATAGATCGCCATTTTTTTTATAGATTAAAAAATCGTTGGTAATGATATCGCCTTTATCATCGATGGATGCATTTTTTTGGGAAAAATCCTCTGATTTTTTAGTTGGGTCAGGGATATAGTATTGATCATTTTGTAAGGTGATGGTTCTTACGTCAACTAAAGGATACCCTTGTGAGGTATAATAATTATTATTGTTATCTTGATAGACGACAGTGTCTCCAAGAGTTAGTTTTTTCAGAGATCCAACGATTTTTAATTTGTCTTGAATCTCGTTTGGAGAAAGTTTTTTTTGCTGGTTATAATCTGCAACATATCGGTTATTGTTAATGATAAAACCTTCTTGATGTTCGGGAACTAAATCCTCGCCATGGCTTAAACGCGTGATATTGATGGAGTCGACAGGAGTTAAGACATGATTGATAAGCTGAATTCTTGGAGGTTGGATTCTAGAATGTTCATACTTAGTAAAAGCTTGATCTAAACGTGAGGGCGTAGCTTGAGCCATAAGATTAAATGCTTAAGATTAAGTGAAGCTAAAAGTCATGAAGAATCAATTTTTTTCTTAAACTAAAAGGAGTGTTGCGATTTTCACAGGTATTTGCTAGGAGGATGGCATGATTGCTTTAGTCACAGGTATGATCGGCGGGATGGAAGAGTGGCCGCTTCTTGAAAAAGTTGTAGAATTAGGAAAATTAAATGGGAAAAATATTCGCATTTTTGATGCGGTAAAAGATTTTACCAAAGAGGGGAAAAAACCTTTGGAACTTTTATTGCAAACAACCGATTACGTTTTTGAACTCACTCGCGAGCGTGAATACAGTAAGATTGGTTACGAGATTCAGAAGAATAATTTAAAGGATGTGATCGTTCGATTACCAGCGACGGTGGAATGGAATCGTATCAATCGCAAGTTTAAGGATCAACGCATTATTCGCGATTTTATTAAACCGGATCTTATTGTGACCTTGATTGATGCAGAGTGGATGATTCAAAAGCGATTGCAGAATCCGCCTGTTCAAGACACTTTCTTTCGCGCTTTGAAAGAAAGAAATCATACGATTTACGAAATTTTATCTTGGATGCACGAAGAAGTCAGTCTTTCGGAAGACTGGGCCAAGGCGATGAATATTCCGCATTACGTGATTGCAGTGGGTGAACCGCCAGATTGTTTGTATAAGTTGGTCACGAATCCAAATCCCTGGGTAATTTACGCCAGTTATTCCATGACCTATGCTACGGCTGACATGCGATTGGAAGTCAATAAAGTCATTGAACGTTTAAGAAAATATGCGGCGGTGGTAGATCCACAAACCGTCGAAATTCCAGTAGAGGGATTTGATTCTGAAGTGGATAAGGCTGCGATTTATGCTTATACCGTACATCGTGATTTGCATTGGTATGTGGGTAAAGTGCATTCTGTAGTGGCGATTCATCCTTATCCGGAGCGCCCACCACTTTCTGCGGGAATGATGGATGAGTTGGGCCATGCGCGCGATTATATGAAGCGGCGTTATATGATTTTCCCGAAAGGATTTAGTCCTTTTACAGCGGATAGTTATATCGAAAAAGGTCATCTCTTTGAAACGGCTGATGAATTTTTCCGTTATATTGAAAAAGTGGAGGGTCGAAAGCCGATGACGGATATTCTGGCTCTTCCAACAGCTAAAGATAAAACTAAAAAATCAGGCAAAAAAATTGCGGCTTAAATTTAAGCTAATTTCGGGCGAAATCCGCTGATGTGATCCAAACATTCTGCGATAGCTGGTCCTAAAATTTCGAGGCATTCTTGAATGGCTTTGGGGTTGCCGGGTAGGTTGATTATTAAGCTTGGGCCACGAACTCCAGCGATTGCTCGTGATAAGATAGCGGTTTTGACTTTGCTAAAAGAATAAGCGCGCATCGCCTCTCCAAAACCGGGCAATTCTTTTTCTAAAACTTGTCGCGTTGCCTCGGGAGTGACATCCCGGGCAGAAGGACCTGTGCCGCCCGTGGTAAGGATGAGATGACATTTTTCTTTATCAGCAAAGTGGAAAAGTTTTTTAGCAATGAGTGATAAGTCATCTGGTAAAAGACAGCGTTGCCATTCGATGGATTCTTGAAAAATTGAGCTTATGACACGTTCTATTTCTGGGCCGCTTTCATCTTGATAAATGCCTTGGGTGGCTCGGTCGCTAAGGGTAAGGCGGGCTATTTTCATTTTTACTTTTTATACTGGCTATTGGAAATTTGACAAATTGCTTTTATGGCATTTTATTGTTTGGATTGGAGTTTAAAAATAATAGTAATAAATTTTATTATGGCAAAAGGTCGACTAACACAAATTTTAGCTCGTATTAGGGGAAGAAGTAGTAAAGGTTCAGTCGTGCTAACTCAAGCAGAAGTGGTAGCATTGAGAGAAGCAGGGAAAAAACAAATTGGCGAAGCTATTCGACTTCGTCAAATGGCTGAAGACGCATGGACGCGAGCTAGTTTAGTTTCTGAGCCTCAAGTTACAGAAGTGGCCTCTGAAGTTGGTAATCTAGAAAGATTAGCCGTAGCTGCAGAAAAGGCTGTTCCAGACGCCTTGTGGTTTGCGCATCATGCAGAGAGAGGTGTAATTTGTATAATTGATACTACCACAGCTATTAGACAGGCAAACGAGTTTCTTTTAGTTGATTTTGCTCGTTTATTGAGTGAAGTTCAAAAAGGTGCTAATAAAATAGAAGCCTTAAAATGTTTGGAACAAGCTTATCACCAATTGGGCGAATTGACATCAAAAGCTTATAATCAAAGTAAAATTGTTTTGGATACGGCTAAAAAAGCTGCGGAAAAAGCGGCGAAAATTGCCGCTCAATCTGGGGCTTCAAAGGCAGCAAAAGATGCAAATACTATGGCTCAAGCAGCACTTCGAGAAGCGCAAAAATATGTGATAGCATTGTATGAAGTAGAAAGAGCTGTTGCAAAGTTAGGAACAAGTATCACTGATCTCACGAAATTGCATGAGCTTCCTGAAAATTATAAATATTTGTTTGAGACTGTAATGAATGCTCGTGAAACGGGCACTAGTATGAAAGCTGCTTGGGAAAAAGTAAGTATTGCTGCGGAAGGTCAAGCAAATCTAGCGGTTCAATCGACTGGAGCTTTAGTGGCGTTAGGACAGCTTATGAATACAGGGCCTGGCGATTTTATGGAAAAACTTCAACAAGGAGAGTTGCCCACTCCAGCTGAGTTTGGTGGTGCGATGAATCAAGCATTCGGAGATCCATCGACATTGCTTGAAGTGCCTTGTGCTACCATGCCGGGATGCATGGATATGAAACGTGAAGCGGATACTAAGGTGGGAGAGGCTATTGTTGGCGCTTACGATTATACAGTGGAGGCTTATAATACGATTGTGGGTGCTGGCGATCAATCGGTAGAGGTAGTAAGAGCTGCCACTGAGCGAGCTCGGGCTGTTACAGCATGGGAATTGGTTGCAAAAACAGGTCAACCTACTCCTCCGACCCAGTCACTATCTAATATTTCGCCGGGTCTTTAATTAGAATTTTTCTTTTGCTAGCAAACGAAGATTTGTGACTTTCATGGTTTTATCAACTGCTTTGGTCATGTCGTAAAGGGTTAAAGCAGTTATCGCGACGGCGGTTAAAGCCTCCATTTCTGCACCGGTTTTTTCTTGGCAGGAAACGATAGCAAAAATTTTGAGCCGATCTTTTTGTAATTTAAATTCGATTTGAATTGAGTTGAGTGCAAGTAAATGACAAAGGGGGATGAGTTCGCTGGTTTTTTTTGCGGCTTGAATGCCGGCCACCTGCGCGCAGGTTAAAGCATCGCCTTTGGGTAATGCTTTTTTCTTGAGCAAACGAACGGTGGCAGGTTGAAGATGAAGTTCGGCAGTGGCAGTGGCGATACGTTTTTGTATGGGTTTGGACCCCACATCAACCATTTTTATTTTTCCTTGGGGCGTGAGATGGGACAATTTTTTCATGATTCGTTAATCATTATGTTAGAAAAAACATAATGGAACGAAATTTTTTAAGATGTTTTGAGTAGTGCGCGAACTTCTTCATCGGTGGTTTGACTGAAATCTTCATACCAGCTTCCGACACTTTCAAAATGCAATGGGGTCAAAGCGCAAATCACTTCATCGGCTTCTTGTTGAAGTTCGTTGCAAGTAGAAAGCGCGCCTACGGGAACGGCAACGATAATGGTTGAGGGCTTTTTTTGGCGCACGGCACGGATCGCGGCGCGCATGCTAGCGCCTGTGGCAAGACCATCGTCGACAAGGATAATGGTTTGGTCGGTTAATGAGGGAAAAGGTTTATCGCCGCGATAAAGAGTTTCGCGGCGTTCCAGTTCCTGACGTTCTTTTGCGACAATGTGTTGAATGGTCATTTCAGAAATGTTCAAGCTTTGCACGATTTCCTGGTTGAGCATGAGAACATCACCCGAAGCAATTGCGCCAAAGGCTAATTCTTCAAATCCAGGCACGCCCAATTTTCGAACAATCAGGATATCTAAAGGAAGGTGCAAAAGGTTAGCCATTTGAAAGCCCACGGGCACTCCTCCGCGTGGAAGCCCTAAAATCAGGGTGTTAGTTTTGTCTTGATATTTCAACAGGCGCAAGGCGAGCGCTTGACCGGCTTGGCTGCGATTCACAAAACGAATTTTAGTATGAATCATAACTTTTTTTCTGCTCTCTCTTATATTATAAACCTTGAGAGGGAGAGCAGCAAATGATTGATATTATAAGGGCAACCAGAAAAGAGGTTTGCCTTTTGTAAATGGCCCGCTGCCGGAGGGAATTTGTATAAGAGCGTCGGCATAGGCGAAGCTGGCGATATGACCGGAGCCTTTCCAAGCAAGAGGGAAGAGTTCGGTTTCCTGTTTTTTCGTTTCGCATCGCGCTGGCCAATACGTTTCGCGCAGATTGGGCGAATAATCAAAATCTTTTCCCAAAGGCGAGTGTAAAAAGTGGATTTTGGCTTCAACGCCTTGCATTTTTTGAATGGCGATTTGAATGAACAAATAAAAGCAGACCAAAAGCGAAACAGGATTTCCAGGGATGCCAAAAGCCGCGATGTTGTTGCGCGTGGCAAAGATAAGAGGTTTACCTGGGCGAATATTAATTTGATCAAAGTGCACTTGGAAACCGTTTTCTTGCAGTAATTTTTTTGTAAAATCTTTTTCGCCGACGGAAGCGCCCCCGGA is a genomic window containing:
- a CDS encoding phosphoribosyltransferase, producing MRFVNRSQAGQALALRLLKYQDKTNTLILGLPRGGVPVGFQMANLLHLPLDILIVRKLGVPGFEELAFGAIASGDVLMLNQEIVQSLNISEMTIQHIVAKERQELERRETLYRGDKPFPSLTDQTIILVDDGLATGASMRAAIRAVRQKKPSTIIVAVPVGALSTCNELQQEADEVICALTPLHFESVGSWYEDFSQTTDEEVRALLKTS